The following is a genomic window from Zerene cesonia ecotype Mississippi chromosome 25, Zerene_cesonia_1.1, whole genome shotgun sequence.
NNNNNNNNNNNNNNNNNNNNNNNNNNNNNNNNNNNNNNNNNNNNNNNNNNNNNNNNNNNNNNNNNNNNNNNNNNNNNNNNNNNNNNNNNNNNNNNNNNNNNNNNNNNNNNNNNNNNNNNNNNNNNNNNNNNNNNNNNNNNNNNNNNNNNNNNNNNNNNNNNNNNNNNNNNNNNNNNNNNNNNNNNNNNNNNNNNNNNNNNNNNNNNNNNNNNNNNNNNNNNNNNNNNNNNNNNNNNNNNNNNNNNNNNNNNNNNNNNNNNNNNNNNNNNNNNNNNNNNNNNNNNNNNNNNNNNNNNNNNNNNNNNNNNNNNNNNNNNNNNNNNNNNNNNNNNNNNNNNNNNNNNNNNNNNNNNNNNNNNNNNNNNNNNNNNNNNNNNNNNNNNNNNNNNNNNNNNNNNNNNNNNNNNNNNNNNNNNNNNNNNNNNNNNNNNNNNNNNNNNNNNNNNNNNNNNNNNNNNNNNNNNNNNNNNNNNNNNNNNNNNNNNNNNNNNNNNNNNNNNNNNNNNNNNNNNNNNNNNNNNNNNNNNNNNNNNNNNNNNNNNNNNNNNNNNNNNNNNNNNNNNNNNNNNNNNNNNNNNNNNNNNNNNNNNNNNNNNNNNNNNNNNNNNNAAAGTCATAATTGGGTCAGAAAAAATGCGCTGATTTACGTTTCCTATATAAACTGAGTAAACTTTGACGCCGAGTCATTACCGTTATATCAATTGAAATGTCAAGATCACATTTCATACCGTTTGTCCTATTATTAATGTTCACTGAACATGACGCGGCGAGAATTCTGGCAATATTCCCCACTCCATCGATCAGCCATCAAGTTGTATTCAGACCACTAACACAGGAGCTGGCTCGACGCGGCCATGAAGTTACCGTCATCACGCCTGATCCAGTGTTCACGAAAGAAAATTCTCCAGCAAATTTGACGGAAATAGACCTTCAcgatatttcttataaagtCTGGAGGGAAAAATTAGTGAGTGATGACACAAGTTTTGGAGAAAAGGATGGTTTATACAAACAGGTTAAGGTTGTAGGAAGTTTGCTGGGAGAAGTTTCGGAAATTCAGTGGAAAACTCAGGAAGTCcagaaaatacttaaaaaggaaaaagacGCATACgatttgttaataatagaaGAATGTGTGGAAccttatttagttttttctcatttattcaAAGCACCAGTGATTGCTATTAGTTCTATGGGTATGATGATGAATGCTCCTCAAATTTTTGGAGTACCAGgacatattttcttatatccAACAATGGTAAATCAAagagtatataatttaacgttCTGGGAAAAACTTGaagaattgtataaaaattataagttaacGAGCGATTGGAAAGATTTGCAATTTGAgcaattaaaaagatttaaggATGTCCTAGGATTTGAAATGCCGCATTATAGTgaactgtataaaaatattgatatgttGTTTTTGAATATACATCCTCTGTGGACTAATAATCAACCGTTACCTCCCAATATCATTTCTATTTGGGGTATTTATAAGAAACCAGAAAGGGCACTTCCACAAGtgagtatttttgtttatgtcaaATATAAACCGTTAAATGTCATAATCAGCTGAGTGTACtttacattattgttttaaggaTTTACAATCATATTTAGATTCATCAAAGAAcggagttatatatttaagtttcgGAAGTAATGTCCCTTCCTCGATGTTACCACAAGaaacaattcaaatatttatcaaggTGTTTTCGAAGTTACCTTACGATGTGTTATGGAAATGGGAGAAAGATGAATTACCTGGGAAATCGGACAACATTCGAATATCTAAATGGTTGCCACAATCGGATTTATTGAGTGagttatttttcttaacattctgttttgtttttggaaATATTTCACAACAGAAATAGCATATGTAATTCCTCACTGACCATAATATTGtagtatctttttatttttttccattcataACCCATCCGGGCGGAGTCAAAAGAATTGGCTTGTTTtttgtctgtatgtatatGGTCGCTATGTCGCAATAGGGTTATTCATCACCGTAaattatgtgttatattttttgtcaattgattttatgatatagtgCGATGCTAATGTTCTAAATTATCTTCAAGGACATCCAAAGATAAAATTGTTCATAACACAAGGAGGTCTGCAATCTACGGACGAAGCTATAAACGCGGGAGTACCGCTTGTTGGTATACCGATGCTTGGAGACCAATGGTATAATGtagattattatatgtaccatAGAATTGGAGTTAGACTAGACTTTGACGCACTATCTGAGAACGCACTTGATAAAGCAATCAAAACTgtcataaatgataaaaggTAAGAGTTAATTAAGAACATGTAGTAGTCTTGTGAAAACATGTACTCATTTGAGAATCGCTCTGTACTCTGAGAAGATTGAATtgcatttatatacaaatataatttcagctatcgtgaaaatataatacggCTGCGATCGATCATGAAAGACCAGCCCCAGAGTGCACTGGACCGCGCCGTGTGGTGGACGGAGTACGTGCTG
Proteins encoded in this region:
- the LOC119836663 gene encoding UDP-glycosyltransferase UGT5-like, with protein sequence MSRSHFIPFVLLLMFTEHDAARILAIFPTPSISHQVVFRPLTQELARRGHEVTVITPDPVFTKENSPANLTEIDLHDISYKVWREKLVSDDTSFGEKDGLYKQVKVVGSLLGEVSEIQWKTQEVQKILKKEKDAYDLLIIEECVEPYLVFSHLFKAPVIAISSMGMMMNAPQIFGVPGHIFLYPTMVNQRVYNLTFWEKLEELYKNYKLTSDWKDLQFEQLKRFKDVLGFEMPHYSELYKNIDMLFLNIHPLWTNNQPLPPNIISIWGIYKKPERALPQDLQSYLDSSKNGVIYLSFGSNVPSSMLPQETIQIFIKVFSKLPYDVLWKWEKDELPGKSDNIRISKWLPQSDLLRHPKIKLFITQGGLQSTDEAINAGVPLVGIPMLGDQWYNVDYYMYHRIGVRLDFDALSENALDKAIKTVINDKR